TCCATGAAGCGGGTTTCCCGGCAGGAGTGGTCAATGTGATTACCGGTTTCGGGCCTGAATGTGGCGCCGTGTTGAGTAGTCATCCTGATGTTACCCATGTTGCGTTTACAGGTGGTCCGGAAACGGCACGGCACATTGTGCGTAACTCGGCTGAAAATCTTGCAAAAGTTTCACTCGAATTAGGTGGCAAATCACCATTTATTGTATTTGCTGATGCAGATATTCAAAGTGCGGTAAACGCTCAGGTCGCTGCTATTTTTGCTGCAACAGGGCAGAGTTGTGTAGCAGGTTCACGCTTACTGGTTGAAGAAAGCATTAAAGATGAATTTGTTCAGCGTTTGGTTGAGCGTGTACAAACCATAAAAATTGGTTTACCTCATGAAATGGCAACCGAGTTTGGACCGCTTTGTACCTTACGCCAACGCCAAAAAATTGAGCAAGTCGTTGCAAGTTCAATCCAGCAAGGGGCAAAACTTCTTACTGGCGGGAAAAGCCTTGAGCGAGCAGGGTATTACTATCCACCGACCATTTTAGATTGTACCGATGCACCTCAAGCAGATTGCATTACCACAGAACTATTTGGTCCGGTGTTATCGGTAGATAGTTTCAAAGATGAAGCGGAAGCTGTGCAAAAAGCCAATAGCACGCCTTACGGGCTGGCGGCAGGCGTTTTTACCACCAATTTAAGCCGTGCTCACCGTATGACCAAAGTCATTGGGTCGGGAATTGTTTGGTTAAATACTTACCGCGCGGTTTCTCCACTTGCGCCTTTTGGTGGACATGGGCTTTCGGGACATGGGCGGGAAGGTGGCGCAAATGCTGTTTTAGATTACACCACCACCAAAACAGTTTGGTTACGTACCTCAGATGAGCCAATTGATGACCCATTTGTCATGAGATAAATCATGACTTGAGGCATGAAAATATATCGGGATTTTAATTTCAAGGATGAAAAAATGAATCAGTCAAACCCAGCAATCGCCTAAAGCTTTAAATAGTTGAAAACGTAAAACTAGATGTATCGATGCTTAATCAAGTATTGATTGGACTGGCTTTACCTTTTTCTTGGCTAAAACAACACAAACAGAGATATGAGCTGT
The window above is part of the Acinetobacter baumannii genome. Proteins encoded here:
- the tgnC gene encoding (Z)-2-((N-methylformamido)methylene)-5-hydroxybutyrolactone dehydrogenase; this encodes MTADFQLYINGQFESGAATFESINPATGEVWAHMPEARTDEVNRAVQAASQALKAPEWAGLTASQRGKLLYKLADLIEKAAPQLAQIETSDTGKIIRETSSQIAYVAEYYRYYAGIADKLEGSFLPIDKADMQAWIVREPVGVVAAIVPWNSQLFLSAVKVGPALAAGCTVVLKASEDGPGPLLAFAKLVHEAGFPAGVVNVITGFGPECGAVLSSHPDVTHVAFTGGPETARHIVRNSAENLAKVSLELGGKSPFIVFADADIQSAVNAQVAAIFAATGQSCVAGSRLLVEESIKDEFVQRLVERVQTIKIGLPHEMATEFGPLCTLRQRQKIEQVVASSIQQGAKLLTGGKSLERAGYYYPPTILDCTDAPQADCITTELFGPVLSVDSFKDEAEAVQKANSTPYGLAAGVFTTNLSRAHRMTKVIGSGIVWLNTYRAVSPLAPFGGHGLSGHGREGGANAVLDYTTTKTVWLRTSDEPIDDPFVMR